Proteins encoded by one window of Monoglobus pectinilyticus:
- a CDS encoding copper amine oxidase N-terminal domain-containing protein — translation MIFKFKRFILCLFVLIVSLFCVYPTYASVSGDAVKINGETYRITSSKNINVYIERSKINFDVEPIIIENRTMVPLRFLANAIGIKDNKIIYDETEQSVILEYNGKTIKLIVGDKNALIDIDEVELDVPAVELNNRVLVPLRFVCETFGYNVDYGETETSMNIFMKKRNSPTNL, via the coding sequence ATGATTTTTAAATTCAAACGTTTTATTTTGTGTTTATTTGTTTTGATAGTTTCATTGTTTTGTGTTTATCCGACTTATGCAAGCGTAAGCGGTGATGCTGTAAAAATTAATGGTGAGACATATAGGATTACATCTAGTAAAAATATAAATGTATATATAGAAAGAAGCAAGATAAATTTTGATGTTGAACCAATAATTATTGAGAACAGAACAATGGTGCCTCTGCGCTTTTTAGCGAATGCCATAGGGATTAAAGATAATAAAATTATTTATGATGAGACCGAGCAAAGCGTGATATTAGAGTATAATGGCAAAACAATAAAATTGATTGTCGGAGACAAAAATGCCTTAATTGATATTGATGAAGTTGAACTTGATGTTCCGGCCGTTGAACTTAACAACAGAGTATTAGTTCCCCTTCGTTTTGTCTGTGAGACGTTCGGATATAATGTTGATTATGGCGAGACAGAAACCAGTATGAACATTTTTATGAAAAAAAGAAACAGCCCCACTAATTTGTAA
- a CDS encoding helix-turn-helix domain-containing protein: MELGLMISALRKAKGYTQHELAEKTHISRSHLSSIEAPNITSSFSLEILFNIADILEVKPGDLLNLNLPSFYFNNDEHDKKSENL, from the coding sequence GTGGAACTGGGATTAATGATTTCTGCTTTGAGAAAAGCTAAGGGTTATACTCAACATGAACTTGCTGAGAAAACACATATTAGCCGTTCACATCTTAGTTCCATTGAAGCCCCTAATATAACTTCATCATTTTCTTTAGAAATTCTCTTTAATATCGCCGATATTTTAGAGGTCAAACCCGGTGACTTGCTTAATCTTAATTTGCCCTCTTTCTACTTTAATAATGATGAACATGATAAAAAATCAGAAAATTTATAA
- a CDS encoding sensor histidine kinase: protein MINEINELSLSQNGSLSAKDLRLFLLKNFHNKKYILSCDSRKSVFENDIEYIIKLIEDNTYMIRDMINSVIKYEELKPESLDILHKVNASMGTTYLRLRNLCELLMSKNEAALYKKTKVSLVKYMNEFINTVHNNLPVTVSKNIHLRNNMRSEALVSVDITRLTHILVNLLVNSIVHSHSENGRVDIIVNNFSNENTVAVSVVDYGIGVDIEKIKSFLNRDNISIFGKNNGLLRSYKGYGLIVCQKLASSMNGKILVSNIKEGGSVFSLILKTDIGEDKDGVVPLRDVLSYGKDLVDTSLIALSLFGAFKNETVYLS from the coding sequence ATGATTAATGAAATAAATGAACTGTCTTTATCCCAAAACGGTAGTTTAAGCGCAAAAGATTTACGATTATTTTTACTAAAAAATTTTCATAATAAGAAATACATTTTATCATGCGATTCGAGAAAGAGTGTGTTTGAAAATGATATTGAATACATTATTAAACTGATAGAAGATAATACATATATGATTAGGGATATGATAAATTCTGTTATAAAATATGAAGAACTGAAACCTGAAAGCCTGGATATTCTACACAAGGTCAATGCATCAATGGGAACTACTTATCTCAGGCTGAGAAACCTATGCGAGCTGCTGATGAGTAAAAATGAGGCTGCTCTTTATAAAAAAACTAAGGTAAGCCTGGTAAAATATATGAATGAGTTTATAAACACCGTTCATAATAATCTGCCTGTAACTGTGAGCAAGAATATTCATCTTAGAAATAATATGAGGAGCGAGGCGCTAGTAAGCGTTGATATAACGCGGCTTACACATATACTTGTTAATTTGCTGGTAAATTCAATAGTTCACAGTCACTCAGAAAACGGTCGGGTGGATATTATCGTAAATAATTTCTCAAATGAAAATACCGTTGCTGTTTCTGTAGTGGATTACGGTATTGGAGTTGATATAGAAAAAATCAAATCATTTTTAAACCGTGACAATATAAGTATTTTCGGAAAGAATAACGGATTGCTCAGATCTTATAAAGGTTATGGCTTAATAGTGTGTCAAAAACTTGCCAGCAGTATGAACGGTAAAATATTGGTATCAAATATAAAGGAAGGCGGTTCGGTATTTAGTTTAATTCTCAAAACTGATATAGGTGAGGACAAAGATGGAGTTGTTCCTCTTCGAGATGTTCTGAGCTATGGAAAAGATTTAGTGGATACAAGCTTGATTGCGTTATCATTATTTGGTGCCTTTAAAAATGAAACTGTTTATCTGTCATAA
- a CDS encoding L-rhamnose/proton symporter RhaT, with product MVVGFALLFAAGIFQGSFGLGYKNYKPFSWAAFWGIYCLLCMVTVIGVAWIQVPSLPEFIKYYKILPVFCGMLWGISAVGFSKAIDKIGMSMVYGISMGISTIVGSVMPMILNSALPVGSDAVKLYIGLILTVIGVIIITVAGVRRDGGAKGSALGYLLSILSGLGSGAMNIGFNGSEVLGYELMALDYSQLAISAVKWLPVLVGGCIMGMIWCICELFIRKEWYTVKLKGSAVRSAKLFIVSMIWYAALLLYGLSIIILGEKYSSVGWILFNALALIISTAWGLKTGEWRNHSKKLLFIGCAVLIAAWMFI from the coding sequence ATGGTAGTTGGTTTTGCTTTATTGTTTGCTGCCGGAATTTTTCAGGGAAGCTTTGGTTTGGGGTATAAAAATTATAAACCGTTTTCTTGGGCGGCATTTTGGGGGATATATTGTCTGCTGTGTATGGTGACGGTAATAGGAGTTGCATGGATTCAGGTGCCGTCTTTGCCGGAGTTTATAAAATATTATAAAATACTGCCTGTATTTTGCGGTATGCTGTGGGGAATTTCAGCTGTTGGATTTTCTAAAGCTATTGATAAAATCGGAATGTCTATGGTATATGGAATATCTATGGGGATTTCAACAATCGTTGGGTCTGTTATGCCGATGATATTAAATTCTGCACTCCCTGTTGGAAGCGATGCGGTTAAACTGTATATCGGCCTTATTTTGACTGTTATCGGAGTAATTATTATTACTGTTGCAGGTGTAAGGCGTGACGGAGGGGCAAAAGGATCTGCCTTAGGATACCTGCTTTCCATTCTTTCCGGCTTAGGTTCCGGAGCGATGAATATAGGGTTTAACGGATCTGAGGTTTTGGGATATGAGTTAATGGCTTTAGATTATTCCCAGTTAGCTATTTCAGCGGTGAAATGGCTGCCTGTGCTTGTCGGCGGATGTATTATGGGGATGATTTGGTGTATCTGTGAATTATTTATAAGAAAGGAATGGTATACCGTTAAACTAAAAGGCTCCGCCGTTAGGTCGGCAAAATTGTTTATTGTGAGTATGATATGGTATGCAGCATTGTTATTATATGGGCTTTCTATAATAATTTTGGGAGAAAAATACAGCTCTGTTGGATGGATTCTGTTTAACGCTTTAGCACTAATAATTTCTACTGCCTGGGGGCTGAAAACCGGGGAATGGAGAAATCACTCCAAGAAGCTGCTGTTTATAGGATGCGCTGTTTTAATTGCGGCGTGGATGTTTATATAA
- a CDS encoding DUF1700 domain-containing protein has protein sequence MMNKDEFLNDLRHALKGLPYEEVNKTLDYYSELIDDAVEDGADEKTFIAGLEDADTIAGRITDETSIRKLVAREVKGKRFSVPAIILIIVGSPIWLSILIAVAASLLALYVSVWSVVVSLFAADVAFAASAVLAVIAMPFVFVESIAKALFFLGTAIACAGLAILGFFGCVWCAKKLIQFTMFIVRKIKYKFIRKEAERI, from the coding sequence ATGATGAATAAGGATGAGTTTTTAAATGATTTGCGTCATGCTTTAAAGGGGTTGCCTTATGAAGAGGTAAATAAGACTTTGGATTATTATTCGGAACTGATTGATGACGCTGTTGAGGACGGCGCCGACGAGAAAACATTTATCGCAGGTCTTGAGGACGCGGATACAATAGCAGGACGGATTACTGACGAGACGTCAATACGAAAGCTTGTAGCCCGGGAGGTTAAGGGGAAGCGGTTTAGTGTTCCTGCGATTATATTGATTATTGTCGGGTCTCCGATATGGCTTTCAATCTTGATAGCGGTTGCCGCGTCATTACTGGCGCTGTATGTATCTGTTTGGTCTGTTGTTGTATCATTGTTCGCCGCAGACGTTGCGTTTGCTGCTTCAGCTGTTTTAGCCGTTATTGCTATGCCTTTTGTGTTTGTTGAGAGTATAGCAAAAGCTTTGTTTTTTCTTGGTACGGCAATTGCTTGTGCAGGTTTAGCGATACTTGGATTTTTTGGCTGTGTATGGTGCGCTAAAAAACTAATACAGTTCACAATGTTTATAGTCAGAAAAATCAAGTATAAATTTATACGCAAGGAGGCTGAGAGAATATGA
- a CDS encoding DUF4097 family beta strand repeat-containing protein → MKKLIITACILFVSGIIIAGASIAGGAFEPVDLKAQSVEFNASDITAMDIDSVLDRVEISGYSGEKVRVTYSEDLKRSCSVSVENGILKVDYKYGSKWYDNLFSINIATYVVNIEIPQGQIQNFDIDAGNSDVSLESLNGSLKYIGKSGRVSMEDCAFSDFKLEIDSGDISILNSTAGQSGSSAVITSGYGNIYIDNSVFSNTQIKNTYGNLKLTEDSFENLSVDAKSGNMMLSSIKVSDTIESKRAYGNFIMEDVSCRALIDASDNGDVKFDNLTSDYIDLKSKNGNIRGNINGAQTEYIITSNSKYGNNNLGSAVNSGDKRLNAETDSGNIIIEFEK, encoded by the coding sequence ATGAAGAAGTTAATCATTACAGCGTGTATTTTATTTGTTTCGGGAATAATTATTGCCGGCGCGTCTATTGCGGGCGGGGCTTTTGAACCAGTTGACCTGAAGGCGCAAAGCGTAGAGTTTAACGCTTCGGATATAACTGCTATGGATATTGATTCCGTCCTTGACAGAGTAGAAATATCAGGATACAGCGGTGAAAAGGTTAGAGTTACTTATAGTGAAGACTTAAAGCGAAGCTGCAGTGTTTCAGTTGAAAACGGAATTTTGAAAGTTGACTATAAATATGGTTCAAAGTGGTATGACAACCTTTTCAGTATTAATATCGCAACATATGTTGTAAATATAGAAATTCCGCAGGGGCAGATTCAGAACTTTGATATTGACGCCGGTAACAGCGATGTAAGTTTGGAAAGTTTAAACGGAAGTTTAAAGTATATTGGCAAAAGCGGCAGAGTAAGTATGGAGGACTGCGCTTTTTCGGATTTCAAACTGGAAATTGACAGCGGAGATATCAGTATCTTAAATTCTACAGCCGGTCAGAGCGGGAGCAGTGCTGTTATTACAAGCGGATATGGGAACATATATATTGATAATTCAGTCTTTTCAAATACTCAAATCAAAAACACTTATGGAAATTTGAAGCTTACAGAAGATAGCTTTGAAAATCTTTCTGTTGACGCTAAAAGTGGAAATATGATGTTAAGCAGTATTAAAGTTTCTGATACAATTGAAAGCAAACGCGCGTACGGAAACTTTATAATGGAGGACGTTTCATGCAGAGCTTTAATAGACGCAAGCGATAACGGCGATGTTAAATTTGATAATTTGACCTCAGATTATATTGACCTTAAATCTAAAAATGGAAATATAAGAGGAAATATAAATGGTGCTCAGACGGAGTATATAATAACATCCAACAGCAAATACGGCAATAATAATTTGGGCAGCGCTGTGAACAGCGGAGATAAGAGACTTAACGCCGAAACTGACAGCGGAAATATTATTATAGAGTTTGAAAAATAA
- the kduI gene encoding 5-dehydro-4-deoxy-D-glucuronate isomerase gives MDIEIRNPWHPDDAKHYTTDRMRNDFLIQDLFIPDKVKLVYSHVDRIIVGGVCPSEKVLTLEAGHELGVDYFLERRELGVINIGGPGTVILDGEEYDLSYKDGLYAGMGIKEVSFKSDDPANPAKFYLNSAPAHHTYPTLKITMEMANKRPLGSVEGCNKRVINQYIHPEVCQSCQLVMGMTSLEVGSNWNTMPCHTHERRMEVYLYFELGEDDVVFHMMGEPQETRHLVMRNEEAVISPSWSIHSGVGTKNYTFIWGMVGENQTFDDMDDVDMKDIR, from the coding sequence ATGGATATTGAAATTAGAAACCCGTGGCATCCTGATGATGCAAAACATTACACTACTGACAGAATGAGAAATGATTTTTTGATTCAGGACTTGTTTATTCCTGATAAAGTGAAGCTGGTTTACAGCCATGTTGACAGAATAATTGTCGGCGGAGTATGTCCGTCAGAAAAGGTTCTGACTTTGGAAGCAGGGCACGAGCTGGGCGTGGATTACTTTCTTGAGAGAAGAGAGCTTGGAGTTATCAACATCGGAGGCCCGGGAACAGTTATTCTAGACGGCGAAGAGTATGATTTGTCCTATAAGGATGGTTTATATGCAGGAATGGGAATTAAAGAGGTATCATTTAAGAGTGACGACCCTGCGAATCCGGCAAAGTTTTATTTGAACTCGGCTCCGGCTCACCATACATACCCAACATTGAAGATTACAATGGAAATGGCAAATAAACGTCCCTTGGGAAGCGTTGAAGGATGTAATAAGAGAGTTATAAACCAATATATTCATCCTGAAGTTTGTCAGAGCTGCCAGCTGGTAATGGGAATGACCTCGCTTGAGGTAGGAAGCAACTGGAATACTATGCCGTGCCATACTCATGAGAGAAGAATGGAAGTGTATCTGTATTTTGAATTGGGAGAAGATGATGTTGTATTCCATATGATGGGCGAACCTCAGGAAACAAGACATCTCGTTATGAGAAATGAGGAAGCTGTTATTTCACCAAGCTGGTCAATACATTCAGGCGTTGGAACCAAAAATTATACGTTCATTTGGGGTATGGTAGGAGAAAATCAAACCTTTGATGATATGGATGATGTTGATATGAAAGACATAAGATAA
- a CDS encoding PadR family transcriptional regulator has protein sequence MDVQLKRGILEICVLASVKGEDSYGYKIIKDIQPYMEISESTLYPILKRLESSGCLTHYSVEHNGRLRKYYQITKEGIERINVFIYEWPNVTRAYDFIKEAVKNDE, from the coding sequence GTGGATGTACAATTAAAGCGCGGAATATTAGAGATTTGTGTGTTAGCGTCTGTCAAAGGTGAAGATTCATATGGATACAAAATTATAAAGGATATACAGCCATATATGGAGATTTCTGAATCTACTTTGTATCCAATACTTAAGCGCCTTGAAAGTTCGGGATGTCTTACTCATTATTCGGTTGAGCATAACGGAAGACTGAGAAAGTATTACCAAATAACTAAAGAGGGGATTGAGCGTATTAATGTATTTATATATGAATGGCCAAATGTGACGAGAGCGTATGATTTTATAAAGGAGGCGGTTAAAAATGATGAATAA